The genomic interval CATCACAAAAATAGGTAAATACTAACCGTATAGAACGGGAGGTATTAGAGATGAATACTTATACATTTATAATGTTTCTACAATTACTTATATCAATTTTATTCTATATATATATGAGCAAGTCCTTTGCGAGTAAGAAGAAAGATAATAGTGTTTTAGAAAAAGAAAATGAAAAAGAAATGGAAAAATTAAATAAATTAAGAATGATAAAACTGACAGAACCTTTAACTGAAAAAAGTAGACCAAGTAATTTAGAAGAAATAATAGGACAGGAAAAGGGAATAAAAGCTCTTAAAGCAGCACTTTGTGGGCCAAATCCACAGCATGTAATAATATATGGTCCGCCAGGGGTAGGAAAAACTGCAGCTGCTAGAATAATTTTAGAAGAGGCTAAGAAAATGGCAGCATCTCCTTTTAATAAGGACTCTAAATTTGTTGAAATAGATGCCACAACTTTAAGATTTGATGAGAGGGGGATAGCAGATCCACTAATAGGTTCCGTTCATGATCCAATATATCAAGGAGCAGGTTCCTTAGGGATTGCAGGGGTTCCTCAACCTAAGCCAGGAGCTGTAACAAAGGCTCATGGAGGAATACTTTTTATAGATGAAATAGGAGAACTCCATCCTATTGAATTAAATAAGCTTCTTAAAGTTTTAGAGGATAGAAAAGTTTTTTTAGATTCAGCCTATTATAGTTCAGAAGATCCCAATACTCCTAGATATATAAAAGAAATATTTGATAATGGATTACCAGCAGATTTTAGATTAATTGGTGCAACTACAAGAAGTCCAGAGGAAATAGTGCCAGCTATAAGGTCAAGGTGCGTAGAAATATTTTTTAGAGGACTAACTGTTGAAGAGATTAGAAAAATTGCTTTAAATGCTACAAATAAGGTTGGCTATAGAATAAGTGATGAGGGATTAGACATAGTATCTAGATATTGTACTAATGGAAGAGAAGTTATAAACTTAGTGCAATTATGTTCTGGTCTTGCAATAAATGAAAATAGAGATTACATAAAAGAGAGTGATATTTATTGGGTTATTGAAAATGGTCAATATAATCCTAGAATGGAAAGAATGATAAATGATAAACCTGAAATTGGGTATGTAAATGGCTTAGCTGTGTATGGAGCTAACAATGGAGCTTTAATGGAAATAGAAGCTACTGCAAAGCTATCAAGTAATAGTATAGGTAGTATAAAAATTACTGGAATAGTTGATGATGAGGAACTAGGCGGTGGAGAGAAGAAAATAAAGAGAAAAAGCACAGCATATTGTTCTGTACAGAATGTATTGACAGTATTAGATAATATATTTAATTTAAATTCAAAGGCATATGATATACATGTTAACTTTCCAGGCGGAATACCAGTAGACGGTCCATCTGCTGGAATAAGTATAGCTACAGCCATATATAGTGCCATAAAAGGAGTGCCTGTAAATAATAGAGTGGCTATGACTGGTGAGATATCAATAAAGGGAAAGGTAAAACCAATAGGGGGAGTAAATGCAAAGATATTAGCAGCAAAGAGAGCGGGAGTAGAATTGGTAATTGTTCCAAAGGAAAATTTAAGTAGTATAACTAGGGATATTGATGGAATAAAGATAGTTGGTGTTAAGAAAATTGAAGAGGTATTAGATCTTGCACTTTATGAAGAAGAATGTATAGAAAAAGAGAGCTTAATAATTAAAGATAATAGGGCATTTTTTGGTGCTGGTGCCTTAAATGCAGAATCTATAAAGAAAGCTAACACTTAAAGTGTTAGTTTTCTTTTATGGAATTAAATAAGCTTGAAAAAAACTTGTAATATGTGTATACTTGTTAAAGACTATATATTTATATAATATGTAGTTATTAATTTTTTTGGAGGGGATATTTATGAAAGAAGATAAATTAATTCTTCCTTTAATTCCTCTAAGAGGTCTAACTGTATTTCCTAATATGGTTATATACTTTGACGTTGGTAGGGAAAAGTCAATAGAAGCTGTTGAAAAGGCTATGGCAGGAGATCAAAAAATATTTTTAGCAGCTCAAAAAGATATAGAGATTGACAATCCGAGTGAAGATGACATCTTTAATATAGGTACAATCTGTGAAATAAAGCAAATTGTAAAAATGCCAAAAAACACTATAAGAGTTTTAGTAGAAGGTATTGAAAGAGCAAAGATGGATGAATTCTTTGATAAAGAGGAATTACTTGAAGCATCAATAGAGAAAATAGATATTGATAATGAAATTGACCATGAACTTGAAGCTTTATCAAGAAAGTTAAAGGATGATTTTTTTGAGTTTTTAGATATTACAGCAAGTAGTGGAATAAATGGTGTTGATTTATTTGATAATCTAGAAGAAGAAAAAGATTTAAATAAGGTCACAGATTTAATTTCTTCATATGCTCTTATAAAACAAGAGGACAAGCAGGATATTCTTCAAACTTTAGATTTAAAGAAAAGAATAGAAAAATTAATATTTTATGTGAAAGAAGAAATTGAAGTAGCTAAAATAGAAAAAAGAATTGGAACTAAAGTTAAGAAGAAATTAGATAAAGGCCAAAGAGAATATTATTTAAGAGAGCAAATGAAGGTAATCCAAGAGGAACTTGGAGAAGATGATGATAATAAGAAAGCTATAATTGAGTTTGAAAAAGTTATAAATGAGAAAAAATTACCTAATCAGGTTAAGGAAAAAGCTCAATATGAAATTTCAAAGCTTAAGGCATCATCTCCATATTCTCAAGATGGAGGAGTTACAAGAACTTACTTAGAAAATTTATTAGACATGCCTTGGGGAGAATTTACTGAGGATACTTTAAATATAAAAGATGCGAGAAAAGTATTAGATAAAGATCATTATGGATTAAAGGACGTAAAGGATAGAATTCTTGAATATTTAGCTGTAAAGCAAATAAGTAATTCATTAAGAGGCCCTATTCTTTGCCTAGTTGGACCTCCAGGGGTAGGTAAAACTTCTATAGCTAAAAGTGTTGCAACTTCACTAAATAGAAAGTTTGTAAGAATGTCTTTAGGTGGAGTTAGAGATGAAGCTGATATAAGAGGACATAGAAGAACTTACGTTGGAGCAATTCCAGGAAGAATAGTTACTGGATTAAAGGAAGCTAAAAGTATGAATCCAGTATTTTTACTAGATGAAATTGATAAGTTAGGAATGGATTTCAAAGGAAATCCAGCTGATGCCTTACTAGAGGTTTTTGATAATGAGCAAAATAAAACTTTTAGAGACCATTATCTAGAGGTGGATGTTGATTTATCAGAGGTTATGTTTATAACAACAGCAAACTCTTTAGATGGAATTCCAAGACCTCTTTTAGATAGAATGGAATTAATAGAGGTATCAGGATATACTTATGAAGAAAAATTCAGAATAGCTAAGAAATATTTAGTACCAAAGGTATTAAAAGAACATGGTGTTGATAATAAAATAATAACTATATCTGATTCTGCTTTAAAACTTATTATAGATAGTTATACAAGAGAGTCTGGAGTAAGAAATCTTCAAAGACAAATAGCTAATGTTATAAGAAAAGGAATAAAGGATATAATAGAAAAAGATAAGAAAAATTTAAATATATCTACTAAGTTAGTTGAAAAATACTTAGGGCCAAAAATCTTTAGCTATGAAGAAATTGATAAGGAAGATAAGGTTGGAGTAGTTACAGGAATGGCTTGGACTGCTTATGGTGGAGATACTTTACCAGTAGAAGTAATGGTTATGGATGGTAAGGGCAGATTAGAGCTTACTGGACAACTTGGAGATGTAATGAAAGAATCTGCAAAAGCTGCTTACTCTTATGTGAGAGCTCATATGAAGGAATTAGGAATAAAGGATGAGTTTTATTCTAAGAAAGATATTCATATACATGCTCCAGAGGGTGCAGTACCAAAGGATGGTCCTTCTGCAGGGGTTACTATGACTACTGCCTTAGTATCAGCATTAACTGGTAAAAAAGTTAAACACAATGTTGCTATGACTGGAGAAATAACTTTAACTGGAAAAGTTTTAGCTATTGGTGGTTTAAAAGAAAAATGCTTAGCAGCAAGAAGAGTAGGAATTGATACGGTTATAGTTCCTAAGGAAAATGAAAAAGACGTAATTAAACTTCCTAAAATAGTTAAGGATAGTTTAAATATAATACTTGCAGATAAAATTGATGATGTATTAGAAAATGCATTGGTTGGAGTTGAAAAATAATGAAAATAAAAAGTTCGGAATTTATAATATCAGCGGTTAAGAGAGAACAGTATCCTGATGATAACCTACCAGAAATAGCTTTTGTTGGTAGATCAAATGTTGGTAAATCTTCTATAATTAATTCATTAACTAATAGAAGAGGCTTAGCAAAGGTAAGTCAAACTCCAGGAAAAACTAGATTAATAAATTTCTTCTTATTAAATAAAGATTTTTATTTAGTAGATTTACCTGGTTATGGATATGCAAAAGTATCTAAAAAAGAGAAGGCATCTTGGGGTGCTACAATAGAAAGATATTTATTAAATAGAGGACCTTTAAAGAAGGTTGTTTTATTAGTAGATTGTAGACATAAGCCTACTGCTGATGATGTTCAAATGTATGAATGGATAAAGCATTATGGATATGAAGTTGTAGTTATTGCAACAAAGAGTGATAAGATATCTAATAATCAAATAGGAAAAAGCGAAAAGCTTATAAAAGAAACTCTAGGATTACCTAAAGATCACAAACTTAAGTTCTTCTCTTCATTAAATAAAAAAGGAAAAGATGAACTTGTAGATTACCTTTTTGATGATTTAGTTGAAGAAGTTTAATTTCATAAATTAAATATAAAATTAACTTTTTAGATGTTTCTAGAATATAGTATTAAAGAAGCTGTGAAGATTTTATCTTCGCAGCTTCTTTTTTTGAAGTATATGCCCTTTTATCAATATTTATTACAAAAAGTAGAAAATATTCCATAAATATGTGTCAAAAATTTGTGAAGAGAATACTATATAGTATAAAGAAAATATATGGAGGTAACATTTATGGACTTAAATGAAATCTTAGAAGGAATGTCAAATGACAATTGTGGTAACTCAGGATGCTGTAATACTTCAGGATGTGGAAATTCTTTTGATAATTGTGGACAATCTGTAGGAGGAGTTAATAATTTTAACGGATTTGAAAATAACTCTTGTGGTGGATTTGGAAACAATTGTGGTGGCTTTGGAAATAACTGCGGAGGATTCGGAAATAACTGTGGTTTTGGCTTCGGTGGCGGAATATGGACATTAATTTGGTTATTCTTATTATGTGGTGGCGGATTCGGCGGAAATGGCGGATTCGGTGGAAATAGTAACAGATGCTGTTGCTGCTGTGAAGATGAATGCTGCTGTGGAGGCGGAAATGGTGGATTTGGATGTAACGCTATAATATGGATAATTATTTTAGCAACTTTATGTGGTGGCTTCGGAAATAATGGCGGAAACAATAACTGCAATGGATTATTAGGTAATTGTGGATGTTAACAAAGGCTTAGAAAATAGAAAAGGAGTAAAGAGAAATGAGTAGAAAGAAAAAATGTTGCTGTAATAGTCATGAAAACTATAGTAGACATGGCGGATGTACAGGAATGGATGCTTGTACAGTACTACCAACTCTTTTAGTTTTACAATGTTCAGGTTTATTATGTAACGATAGAGCATATATCTTAATTTTATTATCATTACTATGCGGTGGATTTAATGCTTGTGGATGCAACAATAATAGATGTTGCTAATAGAAAAAGGAGTGAATTTTTATGAGTAGAAAGAAATGCTGCAAATGTAGATGCAGATGTAAATGCGAATGCAAATGCAAAGGCAAAAAACATGATTGCTGCAGTCAACAAAGTAGAAATACTGGTTGTTCAGGATTTAATGCTTGCACAACATTACCAACATTGCTAATACTTTGTCAATCAGGTTTATTATGCAATGATAGAGCATATATCTTATTCTTATTATTCTGGCTATGTGGTGGTGTAAACGCAAATAGCTGCGGCTATGAATGTTGTTAGAATAATTTTTGGAGGGTTTTTTAACCCTCCTAAAAAAATAAAAAATTATAGTACA from Clostridium perfringens carries:
- the lonB gene encoding ATP-dependent protease LonB → MNTYTFIMFLQLLISILFYIYMSKSFASKKKDNSVLEKENEKEMEKLNKLRMIKLTEPLTEKSRPSNLEEIIGQEKGIKALKAALCGPNPQHVIIYGPPGVGKTAAARIILEEAKKMAASPFNKDSKFVEIDATTLRFDERGIADPLIGSVHDPIYQGAGSLGIAGVPQPKPGAVTKAHGGILFIDEIGELHPIELNKLLKVLEDRKVFLDSAYYSSEDPNTPRYIKEIFDNGLPADFRLIGATTRSPEEIVPAIRSRCVEIFFRGLTVEEIRKIALNATNKVGYRISDEGLDIVSRYCTNGREVINLVQLCSGLAINENRDYIKESDIYWVIENGQYNPRMERMINDKPEIGYVNGLAVYGANNGALMEIEATAKLSSNSIGSIKITGIVDDEELGGGEKKIKRKSTAYCSVQNVLTVLDNIFNLNSKAYDIHVNFPGGIPVDGPSAGISIATAIYSAIKGVPVNNRVAMTGEISIKGKVKPIGGVNAKILAAKRAGVELVIVPKENLSSITRDIDGIKIVGVKKIEEVLDLALYEEECIEKESLIIKDNRAFFGAGALNAESIKKANT
- the lon gene encoding endopeptidase La codes for the protein MKEDKLILPLIPLRGLTVFPNMVIYFDVGREKSIEAVEKAMAGDQKIFLAAQKDIEIDNPSEDDIFNIGTICEIKQIVKMPKNTIRVLVEGIERAKMDEFFDKEELLEASIEKIDIDNEIDHELEALSRKLKDDFFEFLDITASSGINGVDLFDNLEEEKDLNKVTDLISSYALIKQEDKQDILQTLDLKKRIEKLIFYVKEEIEVAKIEKRIGTKVKKKLDKGQREYYLREQMKVIQEELGEDDDNKKAIIEFEKVINEKKLPNQVKEKAQYEISKLKASSPYSQDGGVTRTYLENLLDMPWGEFTEDTLNIKDARKVLDKDHYGLKDVKDRILEYLAVKQISNSLRGPILCLVGPPGVGKTSIAKSVATSLNRKFVRMSLGGVRDEADIRGHRRTYVGAIPGRIVTGLKEAKSMNPVFLLDEIDKLGMDFKGNPADALLEVFDNEQNKTFRDHYLEVDVDLSEVMFITTANSLDGIPRPLLDRMELIEVSGYTYEEKFRIAKKYLVPKVLKEHGVDNKIITISDSALKLIIDSYTRESGVRNLQRQIANVIRKGIKDIIEKDKKNLNISTKLVEKYLGPKIFSYEEIDKEDKVGVVTGMAWTAYGGDTLPVEVMVMDGKGRLELTGQLGDVMKESAKAAYSYVRAHMKELGIKDEFYSKKDIHIHAPEGAVPKDGPSAGVTMTTALVSALTGKKVKHNVAMTGEITLTGKVLAIGGLKEKCLAARRVGIDTVIVPKENEKDVIKLPKIVKDSLNIILADKIDDVLENALVGVEK
- the yihA gene encoding ribosome biogenesis GTP-binding protein YihA/YsxC, coding for MKIKSSEFIISAVKREQYPDDNLPEIAFVGRSNVGKSSIINSLTNRRGLAKVSQTPGKTRLINFFLLNKDFYLVDLPGYGYAKVSKKEKASWGATIERYLLNRGPLKKVVLLVDCRHKPTADDVQMYEWIKHYGYEVVVIATKSDKISNNQIGKSEKLIKETLGLPKDHKLKFFSSLNKKGKDELVDYLFDDLVEEV